Proteins encoded by one window of Chondromyces crocatus:
- a CDS encoding GTPase, translating into MPANLSPEYRNAEAAYRNARTPDARLLHLREMLRTLPKHKGTDHLHADLKTRIKALSDQLAGPKRGVRTGTSFSVRPEGAAQIALLGPPNAGKSSLHARLTGSGAEVAAYPFTTRQPQPGMLPFEDIQFQLVDLPAISATAMESWLPNTLLHAEAALLVLDLHDPAALDDLAGLSRKLAEKHILLDAEPSRNALFQEEEGLDGFHVQRLPTLLVVNKCDLFPGDADAAQAEAQVVQELAGTTFPVVCTSAETGAGLAPLGAWLFERLGVVRVYTKVPGQPPDTGRPLTARQGATVQDVAGLVHRSLSTEVRSARLWRKDTYSGQHVPREHVLLDGDVIELHGG; encoded by the coding sequence ATGCCGGCCAACCTCTCGCCGGAGTACAGAAACGCCGAAGCGGCTTACCGCAATGCGCGGACGCCCGACGCGCGCCTGCTCCACCTCCGGGAGATGCTGCGCACGCTCCCCAAGCACAAGGGGACCGATCACCTCCACGCCGATCTCAAGACACGCATCAAGGCCCTCTCGGATCAGCTCGCAGGCCCGAAGCGGGGCGTCCGCACCGGGACCAGCTTCAGCGTGCGCCCCGAAGGGGCCGCTCAGATCGCGCTGCTCGGGCCTCCCAACGCTGGCAAATCGAGCCTCCACGCTCGCCTCACGGGCTCCGGAGCGGAGGTCGCGGCATACCCGTTCACCACCCGGCAGCCACAGCCGGGCATGCTCCCCTTCGAGGACATCCAGTTCCAGCTCGTCGACCTGCCCGCGATCTCGGCGACGGCCATGGAGAGCTGGCTCCCCAACACGTTGCTCCATGCCGAGGCCGCACTCCTGGTGCTCGACCTGCACGATCCAGCCGCTCTCGACGACCTGGCGGGGCTCTCCCGCAAGCTCGCGGAGAAACACATCCTGCTCGATGCCGAGCCCTCCCGGAACGCGCTGTTCCAGGAGGAGGAGGGCCTGGACGGGTTCCACGTCCAGCGCCTCCCCACGCTGCTGGTCGTGAACAAGTGCGACCTCTTTCCAGGGGATGCCGACGCCGCACAGGCCGAGGCGCAGGTCGTCCAGGAGCTCGCAGGCACGACCTTCCCCGTCGTCTGCACCTCCGCCGAGACGGGCGCCGGGCTGGCGCCCCTCGGTGCCTGGCTCTTCGAGCGGCTCGGCGTCGTCCGCGTCTACACGAAGGTCCCTGGCCAGCCCCCCGACACGGGCCGCCCCCTCACCGCACGGCAGGGCGCCACGGTGCAAGACGTCGCCGGCCTGGTCCACCGCAGCCTCTCGACCGAGGTGAGATCAGCGCGACTCTGGCGCAAGGACACGTACAGCGGTCAGCACGTCCCACGGGAGCACGTCCTGCTCGACGGTGACGTCATCGAGCTGCACGGCGGCTGA